Proteins from one bacterium genomic window:
- a CDS encoding HD domain-containing protein: protein MEKVQEAVVSETKQIIEQLEKTKTALDTIKVEKAVGNEAKQIAEQLEKTKTALNKKIKQLNILHRIGEALTLQLDIQKLLTSIIRLISQKTLTEKISIMLVDKKTKRLQIKAAKGVTKTKMKTIKFKIGEGVAGWVAKEGKPILIKNTLKDPRFENIIARSEKRQFICVPMKVRGQTIGVINVEEKVGGLAFTRDDLTILTTIGYEAAVAVSNALLFDELQQSYFNTITALVKAMEAKEPYTQGHSDRVKKYASAIAREVNLSDENIELIKRFGALHDIGKIGIPIRILNKPGKLTREEWKIIKSHPRIGVTIIETIDFMKLAKPIILSHHERYDGKGYPMRLRDKKIPLLAKIFSIADAYDAMLSDRPYRKAFSKECALAELARSAGTQFDPRLAKAAIRVFKKLKE, encoded by the coding sequence ATGGAAAAAGTTCAAGAAGCAGTAGTAAGTGAGACAAAGCAAATCATAGAGCAGTTAGAAAAAACGAAAACTGCTCTCGACACGATAAAAGTTGAAAAAGCAGTAGGAAATGAGGCAAAACAAATCGCAGAGCAACTAGAAAAGACAAAAACTGCTCTCAACAAAAAAATAAAGCAACTAAATATTCTTCATAGAATCGGTGAAGCACTTACTCTCCAGCTGGATATACAGAAGTTACTAACGTCTATTATTAGATTAATCTCCCAAAAAACTTTAACAGAAAAAATATCTATTATGCTTGTGGACAAGAAAACAAAACGACTACAAATAAAAGCCGCAAAGGGCGTAACAAAAACAAAAATGAAAACTATTAAGTTTAAAATTGGCGAAGGCGTTGCCGGCTGGGTGGCAAAAGAAGGGAAACCTATCCTTATAAAAAACACACTTAAAGACCCTAGATTTGAAAACATTATTGCCAGGAGCGAAAAAAGACAGTTTATATGTGTGCCTATGAAAGTCAGAGGACAAACAATAGGTGTAATAAATGTTGAGGAAAAGGTTGGCGGGCTTGCTTTTACAAGAGACGACCTGACAATACTTACGACCATAGGTTATGAAGCTGCTGTAGCTGTAAGTAATGCTCTTCTTTTTGATGAACTTCAACAGAGTTACTTTAATACAATAACAGCTTTAGTTAAAGCCATGGAGGCAAAGGAGCCATATACACAAGGTCATTCAGATAGAGTTAAAAAATACGCCTCGGCTATAGCCAGAGAAGTGAATTTATCTGATGAAAATATAGAATTAATAAAACGGTTTGGTGCTTTACACGACATTGGAAAAATAGGAATCCCAATAAGAATACTAAATAAGCCGGGCAAGCTGACTAGGGAAGAATGGAAGATTATCAAAAGCCATCCGCGTATTGGAGTAACAATAATTGAAACTATAGATTTTATGAAATTAGCAAAACCAATTATTCTGAGTCATCATGAGCGGTATGATGGAAAAGGATATCCAATGAGACTGCGGGATAAAAAGATTCCATTACTTGCTAAAATATTCAGCATTGCAGATGCATATGATGCAATGTTATCTGACAGACCATATAGAAAGGCGTTTAGTAAAGAATGTGCTTTGGCTGAATTAGCACGGAGTGCAGGTACTCAATTTGATCCCCGCCTTGCCAAAGCAGCGATTAGGGTTTTCAAAAAACTAAAGGAATGA